A window from Thiosulfatimonas sediminis encodes these proteins:
- the pnp gene encoding polyribonucleotide nucleotidyltransferase has protein sequence MSKITSAFQYGNHQVTLETGEIARQADGAVIIGMGDTRVLVTVVGSKNANEGQDFFPLTVNYQEKAYAAGKIPGGFLKREGRPSEKETLTSRLIDRPIRPLFPKGFYNEVQVIATVIALDPKVGTEVPAMLGTSAALAISGLPFNGPIGAAIVGYADGEYLLNPSPETLRNSDLELSVAGTKAAVLMVESEASELSEDIMLGAVVFGHQQMQVAIDAIEAFAAQAAKPAWNWQAPEENIALKEAVFGLIQADVADAYLISDKMDRYAALDAAKAKALDALMVSETNPEGFTAKEIEGMFGKVQKNVVRGRIIAGEPRIDGRDTKTVRQIDCQVGVLPQVHGSALFTRGETQALVVTTLGTEKDAKIVDELTGSYHDRFMLHYNFPPYSVGECGRTGSPGRREIGHGMLARRGVAAMLPTEAEFPYTIRVVSEITESNGSSSMASVCGTSMSLMHAGVPIAAPIAGIAMGLIKEESGFAVLSDILGDEDHLGDMDFKVAGTEQGITALQMDIKINGITEEIMTMALEQAKAGRLHILGEMAKAITHSNQEVANTAPRFFVMKVKPEKVREIIGKGGSMIRSITEASGCTIELDDDGNVKIAAVDADMAQIAIDRINEITAEPEIGRIYDAVVKKIVDFGAFVAYMPGREGLVHVSQIAAERVDDVNDYLKEGQEIRVKLTDIDKQGRVKLSMTAVEE, from the coding sequence ATGTCTAAAATTACCAGTGCTTTCCAGTACGGAAACCATCAAGTGACTCTCGAAACGGGTGAAATTGCCCGTCAAGCAGATGGCGCAGTTATTATCGGCATGGGGGATACCCGTGTATTGGTAACGGTTGTGGGTTCTAAAAATGCGAATGAAGGGCAAGATTTTTTCCCGTTAACCGTTAATTACCAAGAGAAAGCCTATGCGGCTGGTAAAATTCCGGGTGGTTTTCTAAAGCGTGAAGGGCGTCCTTCAGAAAAAGAGACCTTAACCTCGCGTTTGATTGACCGTCCAATCCGTCCGTTGTTCCCAAAAGGGTTTTATAACGAAGTACAAGTGATTGCAACGGTTATCGCATTGGATCCAAAAGTGGGTACAGAAGTTCCTGCCATGTTGGGAACCTCCGCCGCTTTAGCGATTTCTGGCTTGCCTTTTAATGGCCCGATTGGTGCGGCGATTGTTGGTTATGCTGACGGAGAATATTTGTTAAATCCAAGCCCAGAAACGCTTCGTAATTCTGATTTGGAACTGTCTGTCGCTGGGACTAAAGCCGCTGTATTAATGGTTGAGTCGGAAGCATCTGAACTGTCAGAAGATATTATGCTCGGTGCAGTGGTGTTCGGTCATCAGCAGATGCAAGTTGCGATTGATGCGATTGAAGCCTTTGCGGCGCAAGCGGCGAAGCCGGCTTGGAATTGGCAAGCGCCGGAAGAGAATATTGCCTTGAAAGAGGCGGTGTTTGGCCTGATTCAAGCAGATGTTGCAGATGCGTATCTAATCTCCGACAAGATGGATCGTTATGCGGCTTTAGACGCAGCGAAAGCAAAAGCTTTGGACGCTTTAATGGTTTCAGAAACCAACCCAGAAGGGTTCACGGCCAAAGAAATTGAAGGGATGTTTGGTAAGGTTCAAAAAAATGTCGTACGTGGGCGCATTATCGCTGGTGAGCCGCGTATTGATGGTCGTGATACTAAAACGGTTCGTCAAATTGATTGCCAAGTTGGTGTTTTACCGCAAGTACACGGTTCTGCACTGTTTACCCGTGGGGAAACTCAGGCGTTGGTAGTAACCACGCTTGGCACCGAAAAAGATGCGAAGATTGTCGATGAGCTAACCGGTTCTTACCATGACCGCTTTATGTTGCATTACAACTTCCCTCCTTATTCAGTAGGTGAGTGCGGTCGTACTGGAAGCCCTGGACGCCGTGAAATTGGTCACGGTATGTTGGCTCGTCGCGGGGTTGCTGCGATGCTGCCTACTGAAGCGGAATTTCCGTACACTATTCGCGTTGTTTCTGAAATCACTGAATCGAATGGTTCGAGCTCAATGGCATCCGTCTGCGGGACGTCGATGTCATTGATGCACGCTGGTGTGCCGATCGCTGCTCCGATTGCTGGTATCGCGATGGGGCTGATTAAAGAAGAATCTGGCTTTGCGGTATTATCCGATATCCTTGGGGATGAAGATCATCTTGGGGATATGGATTTTAAGGTTGCGGGGACTGAGCAAGGGATTACCGCTCTGCAAATGGACATTAAAATCAACGGGATTACCGAAGAAATTATGACCATGGCGCTGGAACAAGCAAAAGCAGGACGTTTGCACATTTTAGGTGAAATGGCTAAAGCAATTACTCATTCAAATCAAGAAGTTGCGAATACAGCACCGCGTTTCTTTGTTATGAAAGTGAAACCGGAAAAGGTTCGTGAAATCATCGGTAAAGGCGGTTCAATGATTCGCTCTATTACTGAAGCGAGCGGCTGTACGATTGAACTTGATGACGATGGCAATGTGAAAATCGCCGCGGTTGATGCAGATATGGCACAAATTGCAATTGACCGCATTAACGAAATTACGGCTGAGCCAGAAATTGGTCGTATTTATGATGCGGTGGTTAAAAAGATTGTTGATTTTGGTGCTTTCGTTGCCTATATGCCGGGTCGTGAAGGATTGGTTCATGTTTCACAAATTGCAGCAGAACGTGTTGATGATGTGAATGATTACTTAAAAGAAGGTCAAGAAATTCGTGTTAAGCTAACCGACATTGATAAGCAAGGTCGCGTTAAACTTTCAATGACCGCTGTTGAAGAATAA
- the rpsO gene encoding 30S ribosomal protein S15, producing MFDAEVKAKIVAEYATCENDTGSPEVQVALLTHRIKYLTEHFKEHKQDNHSRTGLLRLVSRRRKLLDYLHKKNGERYLALIKRLGLRK from the coding sequence ATGTTTGATGCTGAAGTAAAAGCAAAAATCGTTGCTGAATACGCGACCTGTGAAAACGATACTGGTTCACCAGAAGTTCAAGTTGCGCTTCTAACTCACCGTATTAAATACCTAACCGAGCACTTTAAAGAGCACAAGCAAGATAACCATTCTCGTACTGGTCTTTTGCGTTTGGTTAGCCGTCGTCGTAAACTGCTAGATTATCTTCACAAGAAAAACGGTGAAAGATATCTTGCGCTTATCAAGCGTTTAGGTCTACGTAAGTAA
- a CDS encoding Crp/Fnr family transcriptional regulator — protein MLSISAEQLFKFFQEHLICESLNLAEVERLMPYLQERQYNRGDVISDVGEIGEALGFILKGKVQFIGPDSDDVAVGTQIEGSLIGEMSFFDRNPRNLRMQASAKHGVQFLMLTRSMYDRLKVEEPYIAVNILENAIVSLDNLVRHMGEDMTALGHYMHGFGRQ, from the coding sequence ATGCTATCGATTAGCGCCGAACAGTTGTTTAAATTCTTTCAAGAACATTTGATTTGTGAATCTCTTAATCTGGCAGAGGTAGAGCGTTTAATGCCTTACTTGCAAGAACGCCAATACAATCGTGGTGATGTCATTTCCGATGTTGGTGAAATTGGGGAAGCACTGGGATTTATCTTAAAAGGTAAAGTTCAGTTTATTGGTCCGGATAGTGATGATGTTGCCGTGGGGACGCAAATCGAAGGTTCCTTAATTGGCGAGATGTCGTTTTTCGATCGTAACCCACGTAATTTGCGTATGCAAGCCAGTGCCAAGCATGGTGTTCAGTTTTTGATGTTGACCCGTTCGATGTACGATCGCCTAAAAGTTGAAGAGCCATATATTGCGGTAAACATTTTAGAAAATGCGATTGTTAGCTTAGATAATTTAGTGCGCCATATGGGCGAAGACATGACGGCGTTAGGCCACTATATGCACGGTTTTGGTCGTCAATAA
- a CDS encoding methyltransferase domain-containing protein yields MQQATRFEQADGILDLRDATAYQHCHLGGATHLPFSDLFESLNQLPPPPASLFLVGDKQQIEGASLFLDTKDYQIIGSMVLDSAQQLAAWQRILPTHWQSGRESRALWQPSDVVQCFVADYLADLQACLGVQRPLVLDIGCGGGRDAVYLAKQGCHVSAIDKEARVLKRAKQLAQASGAQVKFIGCDLAVADCLPQDVKGRAFDVFVGVRYLNRPLLSQLKKQLAPGGYILWQTFIDLGEELSSPKNPNFLLQAGELAQVFSGFEVIVDKITRIKDGRPLNTFIARKPLSDQSNDK; encoded by the coding sequence ATGCAGCAAGCGACACGTTTTGAACAAGCCGATGGAATCCTTGATTTGCGCGATGCAACGGCTTATCAGCATTGTCATTTGGGTGGCGCAACGCATCTGCCTTTTTCCGATTTGTTTGAGAGTTTGAATCAATTGCCGCCGCCACCCGCGAGTTTGTTTTTGGTTGGAGATAAGCAGCAGATTGAGGGTGCATCGCTGTTTTTAGACACTAAAGACTATCAAATCATCGGTTCGATGGTATTGGATTCGGCGCAACAGTTAGCGGCGTGGCAGCGAATTTTGCCAACGCATTGGCAAAGTGGTCGTGAATCTCGTGCTCTCTGGCAACCAAGTGATGTTGTGCAATGTTTTGTTGCCGACTATTTGGCCGATTTGCAAGCATGTTTGGGTGTGCAACGCCCTTTGGTTTTGGATATCGGTTGTGGTGGTGGTCGTGATGCGGTTTATTTAGCAAAGCAAGGTTGTCACGTCAGTGCGATTGATAAAGAGGCGCGTGTTCTCAAACGCGCCAAGCAGTTAGCGCAAGCCAGCGGGGCTCAAGTTAAATTTATCGGCTGTGATCTTGCTGTGGCAGACTGTCTGCCTCAAGATGTCAAAGGGCGAGCGTTTGATGTGTTTGTTGGGGTACGTTACCTCAATCGTCCGCTGCTCTCTCAGCTTAAAAAACAGTTGGCGCCAGGTGGTTATATTCTTTGGCAGACCTTTATTGACCTTGGCGAGGAGCTTAGTTCGCCAAAAAATCCAAATTTTTTGCTGCAAGCGGGCGAGTTAGCGCAAGTTTTTTCGGGTTTTGAGGTGATTGTTGATAAAATAACGCGCATTAAAGATGGCCGCCCGTTAAATACTTTTATTGCGCGTAAACCATTGTCGGATCAAAGTAATGATAAATAA
- the truB gene encoding tRNA pseudouridine(55) synthase TruB, whose translation MAQHRNPPKQAVHGIVLLNKAAGGSSNDVLQKVRRIFNAQKAGHTGALDPFATGLLPICLGEATKVSGLLLDSDKRYTATLKLGEQSDTGDTEGTIVQTAAVVELNADLIRSCLAGFVGQIEQIPPMYSALKHQGKPLYWYARQGIEIERPARPITIYALELIRFSANEVVFDVHCSKGTYVRTLGEDIAKALGTLGHLTALHRTQTGSLSGDAMLTLEQIEQQKEACLQPLDIALAHLPRLDLAQAQAAHVLQGGMLRLAQPEGGLVRFYDHNGVFIGVGEWHEKNQLIKPKRLFNF comes from the coding sequence ATGGCTCAACATCGTAATCCCCCGAAACAAGCGGTGCATGGTATTGTGCTGCTGAATAAAGCCGCAGGTGGTTCATCAAATGATGTTCTGCAAAAGGTGCGACGGATTTTTAATGCCCAAAAAGCCGGGCACACTGGCGCGTTGGATCCTTTTGCCACTGGGTTGCTACCCATCTGTTTAGGTGAAGCGACTAAGGTGTCTGGGCTTTTGTTGGATTCCGACAAGCGCTATACCGCAACCCTCAAGCTGGGCGAGCAGAGTGATACCGGCGACACCGAAGGCACGATTGTGCAAACGGCAGCGGTAGTGGAATTAAATGCCGACCTTATTCGTTCTTGTTTGGCTGGTTTTGTTGGGCAGATTGAGCAAATTCCACCGATGTATTCGGCGTTAAAGCATCAGGGGAAGCCGCTGTATTGGTATGCTCGTCAAGGAATTGAAATTGAGCGTCCAGCCAGACCCATCACCATTTATGCGCTGGAGCTGATTCGCTTTAGCGCTAACGAGGTGGTCTTTGATGTGCATTGTTCGAAAGGCACCTACGTGCGTACCTTGGGTGAAGATATTGCTAAGGCGCTAGGTACCCTTGGTCATTTGACCGCCTTGCATCGCACGCAAACCGGCAGCCTATCAGGCGATGCAATGTTGACATTAGAGCAGATTGAGCAGCAAAAAGAAGCGTGTTTACAGCCTTTGGACATTGCTCTGGCCCATTTGCCACGCCTTGATTTGGCGCAAGCCCAAGCGGCTCATGTCTTGCAGGGTGGAATGTTGCGTTTAGCCCAACCCGAAGGGGGGTTAGTGCGCTTCTATGACCATAATGGCGTGTTTATTGGTGTCGGTGAATGGCATGAGAAGAATCAGTTAATCAAGCCAAAACGTCTGTTTAATTTTTAA
- the rbfA gene encoding 30S ribosome-binding factor RbfA, with translation MANSPVSRPTRVALEIRKTLAMLLVQEAKDPRFQRMTLTECQISKDLSVAKIHFSMIGHNSGDPEVAETLQALEKATGFFRSEIGKRLNLRIVPHLRFYFDTVPENVQYIEDLINKALNKK, from the coding sequence ATGGCGAACTCACCGGTTAGTCGTCCCACTCGCGTTGCTTTGGAAATACGTAAAACCTTGGCGATGTTGTTAGTGCAAGAGGCGAAAGATCCGCGTTTTCAGCGGATGACTTTAACAGAATGCCAAATCTCGAAAGATTTGAGTGTTGCGAAAATCCACTTTTCAATGATTGGTCATAATTCTGGCGATCCAGAAGTGGCGGAAACCTTGCAAGCCTTAGAAAAAGCAACGGGATTTTTTCGTTCGGAAATCGGCAAGCGTTTGAATTTACGCATCGTTCCCCATTTACGTTTTTATTTTGATACTGTTCCGGAAAATGTTCAGTACATCGAAGATTTGATTAATAAAGCACTGAACAAAAAATAA
- the infB gene encoding translation initiation factor IF-2, whose product MAEVTIKKFAETLNLSVDKLVEQLGASGVKGKSDSDSITEEEKRTLLSYLKSLHGESTEEAPNKVTLRRKQTLNISTGKRTVNVEVRKKRTYVKKSEVVAEEVKEEVVEPVVAAAPDVVLESPVAEIVNVDNEVGVVAVSDEVTDEAVDENGEKKVDSAPLAAKEDHSKATKKKKDKKHQENREKHAVVDGGRGKKAAVVEKKKEGKRVKVEDEGQMRMRRGQKRHSRHKQDNQHAFQKPTAPVIKEVKVSESMTLAALADAMSVKSGEIIKYMMMELGTMATINQVLDQETAMLIVGEMGHKAVAFTETTIEDEVTGQEYHGATVKRSPVVTIMGHVDHGKTSLLDYIRKAKVAHGEAGGITQHIGAYHVDTDMGGLTFIDTPGHAAFTAMRARGAKVTDVVVIVVAADDGVMPQTKEAIQHARASGVGIVVAINKMDKEAANPERVKQELVAEEVVPEEWGGDVQFVPVSAKTGMGVDNLLDAISLQAEILELEAPTQGPAKGVVIESRLDKGRGPVATVLVQSGTLRKGDIALCGMEYGRVRALISDTGEVIEEAGPSIPVEILGMSSVPVAGDEMITVETERKAREAAMYRQAKHKELKIARQQKSKLDNMFNKMAEGDIQNINIILKADVQGSIEAISDALTKLSNEEVKVNVIATGVGGITETDANLALASEALIVGFNVRADASAKRIIDNEGINLKYYSVIYEIVDEVKSAVEGKLAPDFREDIVGVADVRDVFKAPKIGAIAGCMIIDGTVKRNNPIRVLRDNVVIYEGHLESLRRFKDDVNEVRQGMECGIGVKDYNDVRVGDQIECFERIEVKRTLD is encoded by the coding sequence ATGGCTGAAGTTACAATAAAGAAGTTTGCAGAAACACTCAACCTTTCTGTTGATAAGCTCGTGGAACAGTTGGGCGCATCTGGCGTGAAAGGCAAGAGTGATAGCGACTCGATTACCGAAGAAGAAAAACGAACCCTACTGAGTTATCTGAAAAGTTTGCATGGTGAATCAACGGAAGAAGCACCAAATAAAGTGACTTTGCGTCGCAAACAGACGTTAAACATCTCTACGGGTAAGCGTACAGTGAACGTTGAAGTACGCAAAAAACGCACTTATGTTAAAAAGTCCGAAGTGGTTGCAGAAGAAGTTAAAGAAGAAGTGGTTGAGCCGGTCGTTGCTGCTGCGCCAGACGTGGTGTTGGAATCGCCTGTGGCTGAAATTGTGAATGTTGACAATGAAGTAGGTGTTGTTGCCGTGTCCGATGAGGTTACTGATGAAGCGGTTGACGAAAACGGTGAGAAGAAAGTGGATTCTGCGCCTTTAGCTGCCAAAGAAGATCACTCTAAAGCGACTAAGAAAAAGAAAGATAAAAAGCATCAAGAAAACCGTGAAAAACACGCGGTGGTTGATGGCGGTCGTGGCAAGAAAGCCGCAGTGGTTGAAAAGAAAAAAGAAGGCAAGCGCGTTAAGGTTGAAGATGAAGGACAGATGCGTATGCGTCGTGGTCAAAAACGTCATTCGCGCCATAAGCAAGATAATCAGCATGCTTTCCAAAAACCAACAGCACCCGTTATTAAAGAAGTAAAAGTGTCGGAAAGCATGACTTTGGCGGCTTTGGCTGATGCAATGTCTGTTAAGTCGGGTGAAATCATTAAATATATGATGATGGAACTTGGCACTATGGCGACCATCAATCAGGTGCTAGACCAAGAAACGGCGATGTTGATTGTTGGTGAGATGGGGCATAAAGCGGTCGCGTTCACAGAGACCACCATCGAAGACGAAGTCACAGGTCAAGAATACCACGGTGCTACGGTTAAACGTTCGCCGGTTGTCACCATCATGGGGCACGTTGACCATGGTAAAACCTCACTTTTGGATTACATCCGTAAAGCAAAAGTTGCGCACGGTGAAGCCGGTGGCATTACACAGCACATCGGTGCCTATCACGTTGATACCGATATGGGTGGTTTAACTTTTATTGACACGCCAGGACACGCGGCCTTTACGGCAATGCGTGCCCGTGGTGCTAAGGTAACCGACGTTGTTGTTATCGTTGTTGCTGCGGATGACGGTGTTATGCCGCAGACCAAAGAAGCGATTCAACACGCACGTGCTTCAGGGGTGGGAATTGTTGTTGCCATTAACAAAATGGATAAAGAAGCAGCCAACCCTGAGCGTGTTAAACAAGAGTTGGTAGCGGAAGAAGTGGTTCCTGAAGAGTGGGGCGGTGACGTTCAATTTGTTCCAGTATCGGCAAAAACCGGTATGGGTGTCGATAACCTTTTAGACGCTATTTCATTGCAAGCGGAAATCTTGGAATTGGAAGCGCCGACGCAAGGTCCTGCTAAGGGTGTGGTCATTGAATCCCGCCTTGATAAAGGTCGTGGCCCGGTTGCAACGGTTTTGGTACAGAGTGGAACTTTACGCAAAGGTGATATCGCGCTTTGTGGTATGGAATACGGTCGTGTTCGTGCGTTGATCAGTGATACTGGCGAAGTGATTGAAGAAGCGGGTCCATCGATTCCGGTCGAAATTCTTGGTATGTCAAGTGTTCCGGTGGCCGGTGATGAGATGATTACCGTTGAAACTGAGCGTAAAGCACGTGAAGCAGCGATGTATCGTCAAGCTAAGCACAAAGAATTGAAAATTGCGCGTCAGCAGAAATCGAAGCTGGACAATATGTTCAACAAGATGGCAGAAGGCGATATTCAAAACATTAACATCATCCTTAAAGCGGATGTTCAAGGTTCGATTGAAGCCATTTCTGATGCCTTGACAAAACTCTCTAACGAAGAAGTGAAAGTCAATGTTATCGCCACCGGTGTGGGTGGAATCACCGAAACCGATGCGAACTTGGCCTTGGCTTCTGAGGCCTTGATTGTTGGCTTTAACGTCCGAGCGGATGCGTCGGCAAAACGCATCATTGATAACGAAGGTATTAACTTGAAATACTACAGCGTTATCTATGAAATCGTTGACGAAGTGAAAAGCGCTGTTGAAGGTAAATTGGCACCAGATTTCCGCGAAGATATCGTTGGTGTGGCTGATGTTCGTGATGTCTTTAAGGCACCGAAAATCGGTGCTATTGCAGGCTGTATGATCATTGACGGTACGGTTAAACGTAATAACCCGATTCGTGTTTTGCGTGATAACGTGGTTATCTATGAAGGTCATCTTGAATCACTGCGTCGCTTTAAAGACGATGTTAACGAAGTTCGACAAGGAATGGAGTGCGGTATCGGGGTTAAAGATTACAACGACGTCCGCGTTGGCGATCAGATCGAGTGCTTTGAGCGCATCGAAGTCAAACGTACGCTTGACTAA
- the nusA gene encoding transcription termination factor NusA, whose translation MSKEVLAVVEIMANEKGVDKEIIFDAIETALATATRRSYDDEIDARVAINRQSGDYRTFRRWEVIADDVYIEDHVGWYIRHMDSVEEDPSKAIGEYIEEEIESIDFGRIGAQTAKQVIIQKVREAERKKVVEVYQKRVGEILTGQVKRIDRGDVILDMGDNVDAMIPRSELVGRETFRMGDRVRGYLQLVEFRPRGPQLIMSRACNEMLIELFKIEVPEIADDLIDIMSAARDVGFRAKIAVRANDPRLDPIGACVGMRGGRVQAVTNELNGERIDIILWDGSDAQFVINAMAPAEVTSIMVDEDKHSMDLAVEDDSLSQAIGKNGQNIRLASELTGWTLNVMTQTSMAEKHEIESKDQVNVFTNNLDVDEEMAEVLVAEGFSTLEEVAYVPAAEMLDIDGFDEDIVAELKQRAKDALLTMAIAEEEKQALAEPEQDLLDLDGMEPDMAKKLAANGVKSQEDLAELGTDEVLDILEIDEERAAALIMAARAPWFE comes from the coding sequence ATGAGCAAGGAAGTATTAGCCGTTGTTGAAATTATGGCCAATGAAAAAGGCGTTGATAAAGAAATTATTTTTGACGCAATTGAGACCGCTTTAGCGACCGCTACTCGTCGTAGCTATGACGATGAAATCGATGCCCGTGTGGCAATCAACCGTCAAAGCGGCGACTACCGTACTTTCCGTCGTTGGGAAGTCATCGCCGATGACGTTTACATTGAAGATCACGTTGGTTGGTATATCCGTCACATGGACTCTGTGGAAGAAGATCCAAGTAAAGCCATTGGCGAATACATCGAAGAAGAGATTGAATCCATCGACTTCGGTCGTATTGGTGCGCAAACCGCGAAACAAGTCATTATTCAAAAAGTGCGTGAAGCTGAGCGTAAGAAAGTGGTTGAAGTTTACCAAAAACGCGTTGGTGAAATCCTAACTGGTCAGGTTAAGCGAATTGATCGCGGCGATGTCATTTTGGATATGGGCGATAACGTCGATGCCATGATTCCGCGTAGCGAGTTAGTCGGACGTGAAACCTTCCGTATGGGCGATCGCGTTCGTGGCTATCTTCAGTTAGTTGAGTTCCGCCCACGTGGACCGCAATTGATTATGTCGCGCGCCTGTAATGAGATGTTGATTGAGCTGTTTAAAATCGAAGTGCCAGAAATTGCTGATGATTTGATTGATATTATGTCTGCGGCACGTGATGTTGGCTTCCGTGCCAAGATTGCGGTGCGTGCTAATGATCCTCGTTTGGACCCTATCGGTGCTTGCGTTGGGATGCGCGGTGGTCGTGTGCAAGCCGTCACGAACGAGTTGAATGGTGAGCGTATCGATATCATTTTGTGGGATGGCAGCGATGCTCAATTCGTTATTAATGCGATGGCTCCTGCGGAAGTGACGTCGATCATGGTCGATGAAGATAAACATTCGATGGATTTAGCGGTTGAAGACGACTCTTTATCACAAGCGATCGGTAAGAACGGTCAAAACATTCGTTTGGCTTCGGAATTAACCGGCTGGACTTTGAATGTCATGACGCAGACATCGATGGCAGAAAAGCATGAAATCGAGTCTAAAGATCAAGTCAACGTGTTTACCAATAATCTGGATGTTGACGAAGAGATGGCTGAAGTGTTGGTCGCAGAAGGCTTCTCAACACTGGAGGAAGTTGCTTATGTTCCTGCTGCAGAAATGCTGGATATTGATGGTTTTGACGAAGACATCGTTGCCGAGTTAAAGCAACGTGCAAAAGATGCTTTGTTGACCATGGCAATTGCCGAGGAAGAGAAACAAGCCTTAGCGGAACCGGAGCAAGATTTATTGGATCTTGATGGGATGGAACCGGACATGGCGAAAAAATTGGCGGCTAACGGCGTGAAATCGCAAGAAGATTTGGCCGAATTGGGTACCGATGAAGTGCTCGATATTTTAGAAATTGATGAAGAACGGGCAGCGGCGTTAATTATGGCAGCGCGCGCACCATGGTTTGAATAA
- the rimP gene encoding ribosome maturation factor RimP: MRLEDKLEQALKPTIESMGFEYWGVEYISAGRHSTLRLYVDKPESRITVDDCADISRQVSAILDVEDPISSAYHLEVSSPGMDRQLFKPHQYIRYQGQTVQVRSSVDILGRKRFKGQMLKVDEKGIEISVDNEIYPIPFDCIEKANLVPEF, from the coding sequence GTGAGATTAGAAGACAAACTCGAACAAGCACTCAAGCCGACGATTGAATCAATGGGTTTTGAATATTGGGGCGTAGAATATATTTCCGCTGGCCGTCATTCAACTTTGCGATTGTATGTCGATAAACCAGAAAGTCGCATTACCGTAGACGATTGCGCCGACATCAGTCGTCAAGTGAGTGCTATTTTGGATGTTGAAGACCCTATAAGCAGTGCTTACCATTTAGAAGTTTCCTCTCCGGGTATGGATCGCCAGCTTTTCAAGCCGCATCAATACATTCGTTATCAAGGCCAAACGGTGCAAGTACGCAGCAGTGTCGATATTCTTGGTCGTAAGCGTTTCAAAGGTCAAATGTTAAAGGTCGACGAGAAGGGTATTGAAATCAGCGTTGATAACGAGATTTACCCGATTCCATTTGATTGCATCGAAAAAGCCAATCTCGTTCCAGAGTTTTAA
- a CDS encoding 3'-5' exonuclease, with protein MFARLQKWISSRRLAKMRQQLKQEHYAFLFDLEPGVFVCFDCETTGLNRNKDRIITLSAIKIVGNQILTSQSLNLAIKQQQQISSESIEIHQIRNVDVANNTNLYEDEMQAMQEFLHFIGGATLVGYYLDFDVSMVNRIIKPKIGIGLPNPQIEVSGMFYEYMRQKYKRSCVEPNIDLAFATIIEKLKIPQLGQHDAFNDALMTALVFVKLQSLQNNS; from the coding sequence ATGTTTGCGCGTCTGCAAAAATGGATCAGCTCGCGCCGTCTTGCCAAAATGCGCCAACAATTAAAGCAGGAACACTACGCCTTTTTATTTGATCTGGAGCCGGGTGTGTTTGTTTGTTTTGATTGCGAGACCACCGGTTTAAATCGGAATAAAGACCGTATCATTACCTTGAGCGCCATCAAAATTGTCGGCAATCAGATTCTGACCAGTCAAAGTTTAAATTTAGCGATTAAGCAGCAGCAACAAATTTCATCGGAAAGTATCGAAATTCATCAAATTCGTAATGTCGATGTTGCCAATAATACCAATCTCTATGAAGACGAAATGCAAGCCATGCAGGAGTTTCTGCACTTTATTGGCGGCGCAACCTTGGTCGGTTACTATTTGGATTTTGATGTTTCCATGGTGAATCGGATTATCAAGCCGAAAATTGGCATTGGATTGCCCAATCCGCAGATTGAAGTCTCAGGCATGTTTTATGAATATATGCGGCAAAAGTACAAACGCTCTTGCGTGGAACCGAATATTGACCTTGCTTTTGCTACGATTATCGAAAAACTCAAGATTCCCCAACTCGGCCAGCACGATGCATTTAACGACGCCTTAATGACTGCCTTGGTGTTTGTTAAGTTGCAGAGCTTACAGAATAATTCATAG